The segment TAAATGCCGCCGAAGAACATAATATTCCGATAGGAATATGTGGCGAAATGGGAAGTGAGGTTGAATATATTGTACCGCTTATCGGTATGGGGCTGACTCAGTTCAGCGTATCGCCAGCTACCATTATTCCTGAAATAAAGAAAATTGTCCGGTCTATTACTACTGAAAAGGCGAAAGAAGTTGCTGAAGCGATTTACCATTTTGATGATCCGGAAAAAACAGTAAATTATCTCAGGAATATTGCCATTGAAATCCTGCCAGAAGCATTTTGATGATAAAATATGCTTGACAGCAGGAAATATCATTATTAGAATTTTTCTTAAGTGTTTAATTTTATTATATTTGAATTTGTTGTAAGAGGTTAATTGCTTTATTAAAAAAATACGTCTTCGCTTTACTAAGGAAAAAGACATTCATTTTATCTCGCATCATGATCTGATGAAGGTTTTTGAAAGAGCTGTCAGAAGGGCCGGCATCCCTGTTGCAATGTCAAAAGGTTTTAACCCTCACCCAAAATTATCCATTCCTTTAGCCTTGAGTGTAGGAGTAACCGGAAAAGACGAGATTTTTGAACTGGAATTGATCAGACCGATACCGCCAGAGGTGCTCACTGAAAATCTGGGGAAGCAATTACCCAAGGAGATTCAAATCCTCTCCTCTGAAATCCTGCCGGATTCCGGAAAGGATGTTGTTCGGAGTATCGTATATGAAGTTATTTTCAGTAACACTGATTTCTTAAAGACACTAAAGATCGATGAGTTTTTACAAAAAACATCCATTCTTGTGGATAGGACAAAGGATGGTTGCCGGAAATTATTTAATATCCGGCCATCTATCGAAGATATTCAGGTAAGACACAACCGCTTGGTTCTTATGATAAGGATAATGCCAGATGGTATGGCAAGACCAGATGAAATACTTTGTGCCTTAAGTGTTTCAAGAGAAAACGAGTTCTTTGAAATTATCAGAACAAAAGTTAACCTTTCTTCTGCCTGAATGACTGAGGGAAAAACCATGGAC is part of the Candidatus Jettenia sp. AMX2 genome and harbors:
- a CDS encoding TIGR03936 family radical SAM-associated protein, which encodes MRLRFTKEKDIHFISHHDLMKVFERAVRRAGIPVAMSKGFNPHPKLSIPLALSVGVTGKDEIFELELIRPIPPEVLTENLGKQLPKEIQILSSEILPDSGKDVVRSIVYEVIFSNTDFLKTLKIDEFLQKTSILVDRTKDGCRKLFNIRPSIEDIQVRHNRLVLMIRIMPDGMARPDEILCALSVSRENEFFEIIRTKVNLSSA